A genomic window from Fusarium oxysporum Fo47 chromosome VIII, complete sequence includes:
- a CDS encoding major facilitator superfamily domain-containing protein, with protein sequence MPTLWLTNESGSADEVEFSPPSNTDGQQELGNRRKYLILFITSWNCLVVTFSSTSLLVATPEIASDLKTTTEIINATNAGVLAAMGCSSMIWSPLAELIGRRHSYNAAILFMLATSVGTAVATNLPDFTALRVLSGLTGTYYMVAGQTIIADIYEPFLRGRAVGLMQVGSVAGTAIGPCFSGIIITFSHWRSIYWLQCSMTGLGFVLSFFFIPTIKSEVQQLHGKLSASERSVSGVLKRFNPSKILKQFLRPQVFLADLTCGFLAISQYGLLTCVRHIITPRYHITTPLISGLFYIAPGMGFIVGSVLGGRMSDHAVKRYIVKRGGSRLPKDRLNSGLVHLFFVLPVSLLLYGWSLEKEIGGLALPIVMAFWIGVGLMGAWNGLNTYTAEIFPAERSEVVCSKYVLQYAFGATISATIVPLLNATGVGWTFTICRHQIALLTILRRLIKI encoded by the exons ATGCCAACTTTATGGTTGACCAACGAATCTGGCTCGGCGGACGAAGTCGAATTTTCACCGCCCTCAAATACGGATGGTCAACAGGAGCTTGGCAATAGACGCAAGTATCTGATCTTATTCATCACCAGCTGGAATTGTCTAGTTGTGACGTTTTCTAGTACATCGCTACTTGTAGCCACTCCCGAGATCGCTTCCGATCTCAAAACCACAACAGAAATCATCAATGCCACGAATGCTGGCGTTCTGGCTGCTATGGGATGCTCCTCGATGATATGGTCTCCCCTCGCTGAGTTAATCGGCCGACGACACAGCTATAATGCCGCTATCCTCTTCATGCTGGCTACATCTGTTGGGACTGCTGTGGCGACAAACTTGCCAGACTTCACAGCGCTGAGAGTACTTTCAGGCCTTACAGGCACGTACTATATGGTAGCTGGTCAGACTATCATTGCTGATATCTACGAGCCTTTTCTTCGCGGTAGAGCTGTCGGTTTAATGCAAGTTGGAAGTGTCGCGGGAACGGCTATAG GACCATGTTTCAGTGGTATAATCATCACTTTTAGCCACTGGCGGAGTATCTACTGGTTGCAGTGTTCAATGACTGGCCTAGGCTTTGTactctctttcttcttcatcccgACTATTAAGAGCGAGGTTCAGCAACTTCATGGCAAGCTATCAGCATCGGAACGATCTGTCTCGGGAGTCCTCAAAAGATTCAACCCTAGCAAGATTTTAAAGCAGTTTCTCCGGCCACAAGTCTTTCTAGCAGACTTGACATGCGGGTTCCTTGCAATTTCACAATACGGTCTGCTTACATGTGTCAGACACATTATCACTCCTCGATACCATATCACGACGCCCTTGATCAGCGGTCTCTTCTACATTGCACCGGGGATGGGCTTCATCGTTGGGAGTGTCCTAGGTGGGCGTATGTCGGATCATGCTGTCAAGCGATACATTGTGAAACGTGGCGGCAGTCGCCTGCCCAAAGACAGGCTGAACAGCGGACTGGTCCATTTATTTTTCGTACTGCCTGTTTCTTTACTTCTCTATGGATGGAGTTTGGAAAAAGAAATCGGGGGCTTGGCGTTGCCCATCGTCATGGCTTTCTGGATTGGCGTTGGCCTGATGGGGGCTTGGAATGGACTTAATACGTATACCGCTG AAATATTTCCTGCCGAACGCTCCGAAGTGGTATGCAGCAAGTACGTGTTACAGTATGCTTTTGGTGCGACCATATCGGCTACAATCGTTCCTCTTCTGAATGCAACAGGAGTCGGTTGGACATTCACTATTTGTAGGCACCAAATAGCGTTATTGACAATACTACGCAGGCTAATCAAGATATAG
- a CDS encoding FAD binding domain-containing protein → MTHRNGVEAVLTKLRPLTNQLSPNDLITRDHDDYSRHTATFSANANCQPAVVLIPSCADSLAEMMRFLYKSDLDFHIRGRGFKSPSARDVIVSLLGFTDFDYDAEKKLATVGVGMTWAEAAERMKELDPEYSLTYARTPSVGVGGSILHGGFSWMSSEFGMISDPINFIDAEVVKYDGSIVMASTEPELMWALRGSGGGFGIMTKVVLRAHQYPTRIWSGMILIPKDHLQALASKIHDFISKPQHPKLNFLTFVVQQHLLPAVLETGQLSTFTGDVIVLQVYDACGENHGREAFRWALEMPGAIDKTRVGDIKSVLDMQMNISGMNRSMAELHVLAMGLADANEDTVLRALTWPDKIAAIDKDIHNLTMIVPEFFVFSPPVGGVAEVAWPRPTNLRHYILAAVGSPSDGTVLQNEMSRQLIQHAPEDIVGSQEYNVLPTSSDELVDTKLAYGSHWDRLIELRRKYDPEVRFKTLINP, encoded by the exons ATGACGCACCGCAACGGGGTTGAGGCAGTTCTCACCAAGCTCAGGCCATTGACAAACCAGCTGAGCCCGAACGATCTCATTACCCGGGACCATGACGACTATTCCCGCCATACCGCAACATTTTCTGCCAACGCCAACTGCCAACCTGCTGTTGTACTTATCCCTAGCTGCGCTGACTCCCTCGCCGAAATGATGCGTTTCCTTTACAAGTCAGACTTGGACTTTCACATCCGCGGCCGGGGATTCAAGTCTCCTTCAGCCCGAGATGTCATAGTCAGCCTCCTGGGCTTTACTGACTTTGACTATGacgccgagaagaagctcgcaACAGTCGGCGTGGGGATGACGTGGGCTGAGGCCGCGGAGCGAATGAAAGAGCTTGATCCTGAATACAGCT TGACCTATGCCAGGACTCCCAGTGTTGGGGTTGGTGGATCTATTCTTCACGGCGGATTTTCCTGGATGAGCAGCGAATTCGGCATGATATCTGATCCTATCAATTTCATCGATGCGGAAGTCGTAAAGTACGATGGTTCCATCGTCATGGCTTCGACTGAGCCAGAGCTTATGTGGGCCCTCCGAGGGAGTGGAGGTGGTTTTGGCA TCATGACAAAGGTTGTGCTACGAGCCCATCAGTATCCAACGAGAATCTGGTCGGGCATGATCTTGATTCCAAAAGATCACTTACAGGCGCTTGCAAGTAAAATCCATGACTTCATATCAAAGCCGCAGCATCCCAAGTTGAACTTTTTGACCTTTGTCGTACAGCAGCACTTGCTCCCTGCGGTATTGGAGACGGGCCAGTTGAGTACTTTCACTGGAGATGTCATTGTTCTCCAAGTTTATGATGCTTGCGGAGAGAACCACGGCCGTGAAGCATTTCGTTGGGCACTGGAGATGCCAGGGGCCATCGACAAGACCAGGGTAGGCGACATTAAATCAGTCCTCGATATGCAGA TGAACATCAGCGGTATGAACAGATCCATGGCCGAATTGCACGTCTTGGCAATGGGCCTTGCGGACGCGAATGAGGATACAGTCCTCCGAGCTCTCACATGGCCTGACAAGATTGCCGCCATCGACAAAGACATTCACAACTTGACCATGATCGTTCCAGAATTCTTTGTCTTC AGTCCGCCGGTTGGAGGCGTCGCCGAGGTTGCATGGCCTCGGCCCACGAACCTCAGGCATTATATATTGGCAGCAGTTGGCAGCCCATCAGACGGCACGGTGCTACAGAACGAAATGTCGCGTCAACTTATTCAGCATGCCCCGGAAGACATCGTTGGATCACAGGAATACAACGTCCTCCCTACGAGCTCAGATGAATTGGTGGATACTAAACTG GCCTATGGGTCACACTGGGATAGACTGATTGAGCTGCGTCGAAAGTATGACCCGGAGGTGAGATTCAAGACACTTATTAATCCTTAA
- a CDS encoding major facilitator superfamily domain-containing protein gives MDEQVCEAALPSDLKDSEGYIAKVDTEHHGNLKTAKDGHTVLIPQPSDDARDPLNWSPVKKHVILFIISFAAFLPDYGSATGAVTLIPQAEQWNMSPDTVNHSQVGNVFMLGAGGIFVVALSAWAGRLPVLFYFLVLATATAAWCAAATTFESFMAARILNGFFSTVSQGGGLMFIFDMFFFHERARKINIWAAFIILSPYMGPLLTAFIITTLPWPVAFWVYFAETSLALILTILFVEETYYDRRITAANQPPRGSRVANLLGFAQYQSRHLRNSFGQACMRPFRVIIKPTVFLSCLYYLLTFAWVVGINTTLSIFLTPLYNFGPKQIGFFYFTPVVGAILGEVVGHWLHDGIARQFIKTHNGHFEPEIRLRAIWLSTPFMLAGLVGLGFALEDGYHFMITALFWGLYVFGIMVTTVALNAYNLDSYPEASGEVSAWINFARTAGGFIISYFQVKWAHSVGAKVSFGTQAGICAFAFLIIILLQVFGKTLRIKTGKLHFPTA, from the exons ATGGATGAACAAGTCTGCGAGGCTGCATTGCCTTCAGATCTCAAAGATTCAGAAGGCTATATAGCCAAGGTCGACACTGAACACCATGGCAATCTCAAGACCGCCAAGGATGGCCATACTGTTCTGATTCCACAACCTTCTGACGATGCGCGTGATCCTCTCAACTGGAGTCCTGTCAAGAAACATGTGattcttttcatcatcagtTTCGCAGCCTTTCTTCCTGATTATGGTAGTGCGACCGGCGCTGTTACTCTCATCCCGCAGGCAGA GCAATGGAACATGAGTCCAGACACAGTTAACCACTCACAAGTTGGTAATGTTTTCATGCTTGGTGCAGGCGGTATCTTTGTTGTAGCCCTCTCCGCATGGGCAGGCCGTCTGCCCGTTTTATTCTATTTTCTTGTCCTCGCCACAGCCACAGCTGCCTGGTGTGCCGCTGCTACGACCTTTGAGTCTTTCATGGCTGCTCGTATCCTGAATGGCTTCTTTAGTACTGTATCCCAAGGCGGAGGATTGATGTTCATCTTTGACATGTTCTTTTTCCACGAACGTGCTCGCAAGATTAACATTTGGGCTGCTTTTATTATCCTCTCTCCATATATGGGACCACTGTTGACTgccttcatcatcacgacACTCCCGTGGCCCGTTGCATTCTGGGTCTACTTTGCTGAG ACTTCACTCGCGCTCATCCTTACAATCCTGTTTGTAGAAGAGACCTACTATGACCGTCGCATCACTGCAGCGAATCAACCACCCAGAGGATCACGTGTCGCCAACCTGTTGGGCTTTGCCCAGTATCAATCCCGCCACCTCCGCAACAGCTTCGGTCAGGCTTGCATGCGACCCTTTCGTGTCATCATTAAGCCTACTGTCTTCCTGTCTTGCCTTTACTACCTACTGACCTTTGCGTGGGTTGTTGGCATCAACACAACCTTGTCAATCTTCCTCACACCATTATACAACTTTGGTCCTAAGCAGATCGGCTTTTTCTATTTCACACCGGTTGTTGGCGCTATTTTGGGTGAGGTAGTTGGCCACTGGCTGCATGATGGAATTGCACGCCAATTCATCAAGACGCACAACGGTCACTTTGAGCCAGAAATCAGACTGCGTGCAATTTGGCTGAGTACACCGTTCATGCTTGCTGGTTTAGTCGGACTGGGTTTCGCTCTTGAAGACGGGTATCATTTCATGATTACAGCCCTGTTCTGGGGCCTATATGTCTTTGGTATAATGGTAACCACAGTTGCTCTGAATGCGTATAACCTCGACAGTTATCCAGAAGCATCAGGGGAGGTCTCTGCATGGATTAATTTTGCTCGAA CTGCTGGAGGGTTTATTATCAGCTATTTTCAAGTCAAGTGGGCTCATTCTGTAGGCGCTAAAGTCAGCTTTGGTACCCAGGCTGGTATTTGTGCTTTTGcatttcttattattattttattacaAGTATTTGGAAAGACATTGAGGATCAAGACTGGAAAGTTGCATTTTCCTACGGCTTAG
- a CDS encoding alcohol dehydrogenase ADH4: MKDFEYNVQTNRVVFASGSIRKLPAEIKRLQVSRPLLLCTPGKSHLADQLSAIIKDASIDVAGIFPYATAHTPTSVTEQGTVFLGSVSADCVVSIGGGSVIGLGKAISIRSGVPHICIPTTYSGSEMTPILGETQDGLKTTRSDPKILPAVVIYDVDFTLTLPPIICSTSGINAIAHAIEALYAPNANPINSILALEGIKSLAEALPQIVENPNSKAPRDQALYGAWLCGTVLGNSSMGLHHKICHVLGGSCGLPHAETHTVMLPHSLSYNAPCIPEQMAKLAAVLPGSDGDALKGLDLLLGKLPVPHGLKELGMKESDIERAAQIATSNQYPNPRPLEFKWVFELLRRAWAGEPGKSNLQ; encoded by the coding sequence ATGAAAGACTTTGAGTACAATGTCCAGACAAACCGGGTTGTCTTTGCTTCCGGCAGTATCAGAAAACTCCCAGCCGAGATCAAGCGCCTTCAGGTTTCCCGACCACTCCTCCTTTGTACGCCTGGGAAGAGCCACCTCGCAGATCAACTGTCTGCTATCATCAAAGATGCTTCTATAGATGTTGCTGGTATCTTTCCCTACGCGACAGCACACACCCCAACATCGGTAACAGAGCAAGGAACTGTCTTTCTGGGCTCTGTATCAGCAGACTGCGTTGTTTCTATCGGCGGAGGATCGGTAATTGGACTCGGAAAGGCCATCTCTATCCGTTCAGGTGTACCTCACATCTGCATTCCAACGACTTATTCGGGCTCGGAAATGACTCCCATTCTCGGCGAAACGCAAGACGGCCTCAAAACTACTCGATCTGACCCTAAGATCCTGCCTGCTGTAGTCATCTACGATGTGGACTTCACCTTAACCTTACCACCTATAATCTGCAGTACATCCGGAATCAACGCAATCGCCCACGCAATTGAGGCACTCTACGCCCCAAATGCCAACCCAATCAATTCTATACTTGCCCTTGAAGGCATAAAATCATTGGCTGAAGCTCTGCCTCAAATTGTCGAAAACCCCAACTCTAAGGCTCCTCGAGATCAGGCTCTATATGGTGCATGGCTTTGTGGCACAGTCCTAGGCAACTCATCAATGGGACTCCATCATAAAATCTGCCATGTGCTCGGTGGATCGTGTGGACTTCCTCATGCTGAAACGCACACTGTTATGCTTCCCCATTCCTTGTCTTACAATGCACCCTGTATCCCTGAACAGATGGCCAAACTAGCCGCTGTTCTCCCTGGAAGCGACGGGGATGCGCTGAAAGGATTAGACTTACTACTGGGAAAGCTGCCAGTACCCCACGGATTAAAGGAGTTGGGAATGAAAGAAAGTGACATTGAGAGAGCAGCTCAGATAGCCACAAGTAACCAATACCCCAATCCGCGACCTTTGGAGTTCAAATGGGTTTTTGAACTACTGCGGCGAGCTTGGGCTGGGGAGCCTGGAAAATCAAATCTACAGTAA
- a CDS encoding P-loop containing nucleoside triphosphate hydrolase protein, producing the protein MVSWSCDDSFGPYAGDCRGGFDFTLLFEESILTIPITALVLLAAPCRVLYLLHKNKVKVDSSRWLYCKIVSWLMTTSPGLYFVACTNSLTTLCLILLASQIGFLISWTRPSAVATRASLPTAALSFVTSISLLCLSYVEHVYSYRPSTVLILFLLFSALFDATRTRTLWLQGYNRPAAITALIATVIKIVMLAVEAIEKRRFLRPQYRALPPEVTGSVLSHWFFSWQIPLFRAGYSKHLEIETLFPLEKHFKSLYLQQLLQRAWAKASRKGSHALMLTVLRTLKWPTMSIIFPRLCFIGFTFCQPFLISATLEWAENDSDSDDMNQGYGLIGAWFLVFMGLAVTSGQYQHLTYRAITMARGQLVSILFDKATDISITAADPSAALTLMSADIERIDTGWRTAHDVWANLVEIVIAVYLLGRQLGIACLIPVGAAIFSIVGSVIAVSFVMARQAAWLEAIEKRISVTSQMLGSMKGVKMCGLTDVLSTRIHALRNDELRISGKFRRLLIWNMVLAYLAPIFAPVLTFATYSLVARSRGGDNNLDINRMFTSLSLFALLNEPISSFVTSLSSLMGSVGSFARIQAFLNTDIRVDGRIISHGNKSEGSLTTKSLRSEQEKDSVSSEKDSNLQKVSLFANSLDGNCIVVKTGAFGYDTTQKPILSDITAQVPLGKLTLVVGPVGSGKSTLLRAFLGEVAVMAGSIQMMNSEIAYCDQTPWHMNGTVRDSIIAFSHVDERWYQKVLQACSLTEDLAQLPKGDLSKIGSKGIVLSGGQSQRVSLARAVYAQKRIIILDDVFSGLDMHTENAVFHNLLGTQGLLRQLNTTVVMATSRANRLSYADHIISLDGTGIGCEQGSFDKLTNADNYVSRLAVASANWTFNQATASSTSTEPSVNALVDSEVILSDEAKDDASRRTGDMAIYLYYIRAIGWIPSLIFVFAICAFIVCQSFPTIWLNWWAAANAKDPFARLGYYLGIYAMLGGLAIIFLVLSTWQMIVTMVPLSGNSFHQSLLKTVLNAPMSFFAATDAGVTINRFSQDLQLVDMDLPLSALNTFATFVLCIAEMVLISVGSYYTAIAFPFLFAALWMVQHTYLRTSRQLRFMDLEAKSPLYALFTESVAGLATLRAFGWRDALEKKHHDLLDRSQRPFYLLYAAQRWLTLVLDLFVTVIAVLVVVLVTQLRGVLPTGLIGVALVNIIQFSQHLKLLMTFWTTLETHIGAISRIKSFTSDTASEHEPQEKEQPPSIWPSKGQIVFDNVSAGYTPSENVLKGISLSIEAGQKIGICGRTGSGKTSMVSCLFRMVDLHGGQIIVDGLDISTLPREEVRARIVGVPQDAFIIEGSSVRLNADPAQGLSDAAIEDAMRAVELWDIIAEKGGLDAPIETLHLSHGQKQLFCIARAILRPSPIVVLDEATSSVDPHVDELVQRVIRERFENRTVIAIVHKLQSALKDFDMVAVLDKGELLEFGPPRQLLEEGPENSAFAALYKSLGTGDKEAPQE; encoded by the exons ATGGTCTCTTGGTCGTGCGACGACTCCTTTGGGCCATATGCTGGTGACTGTAGAGGCGGTTTCGACTTCACACTGCTTTTTGAGGAGTCCATACTCACCATACCGATTACTGCCTTGGTACTTCTCGCTGCTCCGTGTCGAGTTCTGTACCTCTTGCACAAGAACAAAGTAAAGGTAGACAGCAGCCGCTGGCTATACTGTAAAATTGTGAGTTGGTTGATGACTACGTCCCCCGGCCTTTATTTTGTCGCATGTACTAACAGCCTCACGACATTATGTCTTATCCTCCTAGCATCGCAGATCGGCTTTCTCATCTCGTGGACTCGCCCTTCCGCAGTCGCCACCAGAGCCTCTCTTCCAACTGCTGCCCTATCTTTCGTTACATCAATCAGCCTCTTGTGCCTATCCTACGTCGAGCACGTCTATTCATACCGACCATCAACAgttctcatcctcttcctaCTCTTCTCTGCTCTTTTCGATGCTACACGAACACGAACACTATGGCTTCAAGGCTACAATCGGCCCGCCGCCATCACCGCGCTCATCGCGACCGTGATAAAGATTGTCATGCTCGCTGTTGAGGCAATTGAGAAGCGTCGCTTCTTGCGGCCCCAGTACCGTGCTTTGCCCCCCGAAGTCACTGGTAGCGTCTTGTCGCACTGGTTCTTCTCTTGGCAGATACCACTGTTTCGCGCTGGCTATTCTAAACACTTGGAGATTGAGACGTTGTTTCCCCTCGAAAAACATTTCAAGTCTCTatatcttcagcagctttTGCAGAGAGCGTGGGCTAAAG CATCTAGAAAGGGCAGCCATGCTCTGATGCTTACGGTCCTCAGGACCTTGAAGTGGCCTACGATGTCCATCATCTTTCCACGTTTGTGCTTCATCGGCTTTACCTTTTGCCAGCCATTCCTCATCTCAGCAACCCTCGAATGGGCAGAGAACGACAGTGACTCTGACGACATGAACCAAGGATATGGTCTCATAGGCGCATGGTTTCTTGTTTTCATGGGTCTAGCA GTGACGAGTGGCCAGTATCAACACCTCACGTACCGCGCCATCACCATGGCACGCGGTCAACTCGTCTCGATACTGTTCGACAAGGCTACAGATATCAGCATCACAGCTGCTGACCCTAGCGCAGCCCTCACCCTGATGAGTGCCGACATTGAGAGGATCGACACGGGATGGCGCACCGCCCATGACGTTTGGGCCAACTTGGTCGAGATTGTTATTGCAGTCTACCTGTTGGGACGCCAGCTCGGCATTGCATGTCTGATTCCTGTCGGAGCAGCAATTT TCTCCATCGTCGGGTCTGTTATCGCAGTCAGTTTCGTCATGGCTCGTCAAGCCGCATGGTTAGAGGCCATCGAAAAGAGAATCTCCGTTACCTCGCAGATGCTAGGCAGCATGAAGGGCGTCAAAATGTGTGGACTGACCGACGTGCTCAGCACTCGTATCCACGCCCTGCGAAACGACGAGTTGCGCATTTCCGGCAAATTCCGTAGATTGTTAATCTGGAATATGGTCTTGG CCTACCTCGCTCCTATCTTTGCCCCAGTCCTGACCTTTGCAACGTACAGCCTTGTCGCCCGGTCACGGGGAGGAGACAACAACCTAGACATAAACCGCATGTTTACATCTTTATCACTGTTTGCACTGCTGAACGAGCCTATATCCTCGTTTGTTACGTCGTTGTCCTCTTTGATGGGGTCCGTCGGGAGCTTTGCGCGTATACAAGCTTTCCTCAACACAGACATTCGCGTCGACGGCAGAATCATCTCACATGGTAACAAGAGCGAAGGTTCCTTGACCACCAAGTCTTTACGCAGCGAGCAGGAGAAGGACTCGGTCTCATCCGAGAAAGATTCCAACCTTCAGAAAGTCTCGTTGTTTGCGAATTCGTTGGACGGCAACTGTATAGTCGTCAAGACAGGCGCATTTGGTTATGATACAACCCAGAAACCCATCCTCAGTGATATCACTGCCCAGGTTCCACTGGGAAAGCTCACTCTCGTCGTGGGGCCAGTAGGCAGTGGCAAATCAACTCTCCTCAGAGCATTTCTCGGAGAGGTGGCAGTCATGGCCGGATCTATCCAAATGATGAATTCAGAAATCGCTTACTGTGACCAAACCCCCTGGCACATGAACGGTACTGTGCGGGATAGTATAATCGCCTTCTCGCACGTCGATGAGCGTTGGTACCAAAAAGTCCTACAGGCTTGTTCTCTGACGGAAGATCTCGCTCAACTACCCAAGGGAGATCTCAGCAAGATAGGGAGCAAGGGCATCGTCCTCAGCGGCGGCCAGAGCCAACGAGTCAGTCTAGCGAGAGCTGTCTACGCACAAAAGAGGATCATCATCCTGGATGATGTCTTCAGTGGATTAGATATGCACACTGAGAATGCTGTTTTCCACAACCTACTCGGCACTCAAGGTCTCCTGCGACAATTGAATACAACCGTCGTCATGGCGACTTCTCGTG CAAACCGACTTTCCTATGCAGACcacatcatcagcctcgaTGGCACTGGTATCGGCTGCGAGCAGGGAAGCTTCGATAAACTGACCAATGCTGACAACTACGTGTCCCGCTTGGCCGTAGCATCTGCGAACTGGACGTTTAACCAAGCAACTGCTTCCTCTACTTCTACCGAGCCCTCGGTTAATGCGTTGGTGGATTCAGAAGTAATCCTCTCGGATGAAGCCAAAGATGACGCTAGTCGTCGCACTGGCGACATGGCAATATACCTCTACTACATCCGCGCCATTGGCTGGATTCCAAGCTTGATATTTGTCTTTGCTATCTGCGCCTTCATCGTCTGCCAGTCCTTCCCCACCATCTGGCTCAACTGGTGGGCAGCTGCCAACGCAAAAGATCCTTTCGCACGGCTGGGCTACTACCTGGGCATCTACGCAATGCTGGGTGGACTGGCGATTATCTTCCTAGTCCTCAGCACTTGGCAGATGATTGTCACCATGGTGCCGTTGTCGGGCAACAGCTTCCACCAGAGTCTGCTAAAGACGGTACTCAACGCGCCCATGTCCTTCTTCGCCGCTACAGATGCTGGCGTCACCATCAACCGCTTCAGCCAGGATCTGCAGCTCGTCGATATGGACTTGCCTCTCTCAGCGCTCAATACATTTGCCACATTCGTGCTGTGCATCGCTGAGATGGTTCTGATCTCTGTTGGTTCATACTACACAGCCATCGCGTTTCCCTTTCTGTTCGCCGCCTTGTGGATGGTCCAACATACGTATCTGCGGACATCTCGACAGCTCAGATTCATGGATCTTGAGGCTAAGAGCCCATTGTATGCCCTCTTCACGGAATCTGTCGCTGGACTGGCGACGCTGCGTGCGTTTGGCTGGCGTGATGCactcgagaagaagcatcATGACCTCCTGGATCGGTCTCAGAGGCCGTTCTATCTTCTCTACGCCGCTCAGAGATGGCTGACTCTTGTTCTCGACTTGTTTGTCACAGTCATTGCTGTACTGGTCGTGGTACTTGTCACACAGTTGAGAGGTGTACTGCCGACTGGGTTGATCGGCGTGGCCCTTGTCAACATTATCCAGTTTAGTCAGCacttgaagctgctgatgaCATTCTGGACGACCTTGGAGACACACATTGGTGCAATATCTAGGATCAAGTCCTTCACATCTGATACTGCTTCAGAGCATGAGCCGCAGGAAAAGGAGCAGCCGCCGTCTATATGGCCGTCCAAGGGCCAGATTGTTTTCGACAATGTTTCTGCCGGATACAC CCCATCTGAAAATGTCTTGAAAGGTATATCCTTATCGATCGAGGCAGGTCAGAAAATTGGCATTTGTGGACGAACCGGAAG CGGCAAGACTTCCATGGTCTCATGTCTTTTTCGCATGGTGGACCTTCACGGTGGTCAAATTATCGTAGACGGGCTCGACATCAGCACGCTTCCCCGCGAAGAAGTTCGCGCTCGAATAGTCGGCGTGCCTCAAGATGCATTTATCATCGAAGGAAGCAGCGTGAGGTTGAATGCGGACCCTGCTCAAGGACTCTCAGATGCTGCCATTGAAGACGCCATGAGAGCCGTTGAGCTGTGGGACATCATAGCTGAGAAAGGCGGGCTTGATGCGCCTATTGAAACGCTGCACCTTTCCCATGGCCAGAAGCAGCTATTTTGCATTGCACGCGCTATCCTGCGCCCTTCGCCCATTGTAGTTCTCGATGAAGCTACCAGCAG CGTTGACCcgcatgttgatgagcttgtgCAGCGTGTTATACGCGAGCGGTTTGAGAATCGCACAGTGATTGCAATTGTGCACAAGCTCCAGTCAGCCCTTAAAGACTTTGACATGGTAGCTGTGCTTGATAAAGGTGAACTGCTAGAGTTTGGACCTCCGCGAcagcttctggaagaggGACCTGAAAACTCTGCATTTGCTGCTCTGTATAAGAGCCTGGGTACGGGAGACAAGGAAGCACCACAGGAATGA